The following proteins are co-located in the Halorussus caseinilyticus genome:
- a CDS encoding DUF58 domain-containing protein, translating into MTTELGTGVRAERRYWGVAVVGALLAFSAVALERPVLVVGAAGVGAWLVSRQYAFVRAAAATRSALRVEQETERPAALVRRPIPVSFRVRLAWPSALALRVEQRPPVSMRRSGTGRSVAGHSDIGRSDAGKSASERPRVGGPAVTLPPGEIAAERTDTYEAQVAGDHAFDPPSVTVSDPSGLFSQRFTHGTGRTVAVEPRRPRDLHVGEGGEQVVAAYGGQSERRRGSGLEFAELRKYVTGDPASEIDWKTTARMGEPYVREYETETTNSTAIVFDHRASLGDGPEGATKLDYLRQVALAVARDAHDRDDPVGLYAVGDGGATELLRPGAKEDRYDEVRRAIREASPTGTDRGPERNQKQTVTPATARRMAEDLTGTDDFAATLRPYVESADDYASQLDDRPLVETVRVADSRFRNADSSVLLTDDADLAETLETVKLLHRGGGRVLVFLAPGVLFESGGLADFERAYARYVEFEEFRRRLERLDRVSALEVAPGNRVDAVLDERRRRPKT; encoded by the coding sequence GTGACGACGGAGTTAGGGACCGGCGTGCGAGCAGAGCGGCGCTACTGGGGGGTGGCCGTCGTCGGCGCGTTGCTCGCGTTCTCGGCCGTCGCCCTCGAACGACCCGTACTCGTCGTCGGAGCGGCAGGTGTCGGCGCGTGGTTGGTGTCGCGCCAGTACGCCTTCGTCCGGGCCGCGGCCGCGACTCGCTCGGCGCTCCGTGTCGAACAGGAGACCGAGCGACCCGCGGCACTCGTCCGCCGACCGATTCCCGTGTCGTTCCGGGTTCGACTCGCTTGGCCGTCGGCGCTGGCGCTCCGAGTCGAACAGCGACCGCCGGTGTCGATGCGGCGCTCCGGTACGGGGCGTTCGGTCGCGGGGCACTCCGACATCGGGCGTTCGGACGCCGGAAAGTCGGCGTCCGAACGCCCGCGGGTCGGGGGTCCGGCGGTCACGCTCCCGCCGGGCGAAATAGCGGCCGAACGGACCGATACCTACGAGGCGCAGGTCGCCGGGGACCACGCCTTCGACCCGCCGAGCGTCACCGTCTCGGACCCGTCGGGTCTGTTCAGCCAGCGGTTCACCCACGGCACCGGCCGGACCGTCGCGGTCGAACCGCGACGGCCGCGGGACCTCCACGTCGGCGAGGGCGGCGAGCAAGTCGTCGCGGCCTACGGCGGCCAGAGCGAGCGCCGACGCGGGAGCGGTCTCGAATTCGCGGAACTCCGCAAGTACGTCACGGGCGACCCCGCGAGCGAAATCGACTGGAAGACCACCGCGCGGATGGGCGAACCCTACGTCCGGGAGTACGAGACCGAGACCACCAACTCGACCGCAATCGTCTTCGACCACCGGGCCTCCCTCGGCGACGGACCCGAGGGCGCGACCAAACTCGACTACCTCCGGCAGGTCGCGCTGGCCGTCGCGCGGGACGCCCACGACCGGGACGACCCCGTGGGTCTCTACGCGGTCGGCGACGGAGGCGCGACAGAGCTACTCCGGCCCGGCGCGAAGGAGGACCGCTACGACGAGGTTCGCCGGGCGATTCGGGAGGCGTCCCCGACCGGGACCGACCGCGGCCCGGAGCGAAATCAGAAACAGACGGTGACGCCAGCGACCGCCCGGCGGATGGCCGAGGACCTCACGGGCACCGACGACTTCGCGGCCACGCTCCGGCCCTACGTCGAGAGCGCCGACGACTACGCCTCACAACTCGACGACCGGCCGCTGGTCGAGACGGTTCGCGTCGCCGACTCTCGGTTCCGGAACGCCGACTCGAGCGTGCTGTTGACCGACGACGCCGACCTCGCCGAGACGCTGGAAACGGTCAAACTTCTACACCGCGGCGGGGGCCGCGTGCTGGTGTTTCTCGCGCCGGGCGTCCTCTTCGAGTCGGGAGGGTTGGCCGACTTCGAGCGGGCGTACGCCCGGTACGTCGAGTTCGAGGAGTTCCGCCGCCGACTCGAACGCCTCGACCGCGTGTCGGCCCTCGAAGTCGCACCGGGCAACCGAGTAGATGCCGTCCTCGACGAGCGACGACGCCGACCCAAAACGTAA
- a CDS encoding AAA family ATPase has product MTDPAELYEAVADETGRVLVGNDEAVELLTIALLTGGHVILEGVPGVAKTTIARLFARTIDLEYNRIQMMPDVLPADVTGTHVYRETTGEFELQRGPVFANVVMVDEINRATPKTQSALLEAMQEQQVTIEGDTHNLPTPFLVVATQNPIEMEGTFELPKAQRDRFQFKLTVDIPDREEERAILDRFDRDHDLSPDDVEPVVSVRELQSAADTVRDVHVAESVREYVLDVVAATRESSQVAYGASPRATLAFLHASKARAAIHGRDYVIPDDVKALAEPVLVHRLVLETDTELADVSPAGVVGDVMDDVEPPGGEAAVELADRASTDATD; this is encoded by the coding sequence ATGACTGACCCCGCGGAACTCTACGAGGCGGTCGCCGACGAGACCGGTCGCGTCCTCGTGGGGAACGACGAAGCCGTCGAATTGCTGACTATCGCGCTTCTGACCGGCGGCCACGTCATCCTCGAAGGCGTTCCGGGCGTCGCCAAGACCACCATCGCTCGCCTGTTCGCCCGCACCATCGACTTGGAGTACAACCGGATTCAGATGATGCCCGACGTGCTTCCGGCCGACGTGACCGGGACCCACGTCTACCGGGAGACGACCGGTGAGTTCGAACTCCAGCGCGGTCCCGTCTTCGCCAACGTCGTGATGGTGGACGAAATCAACCGCGCGACCCCGAAGACCCAATCCGCCCTGCTCGAAGCCATGCAGGAACAGCAGGTCACCATCGAAGGCGACACTCACAACCTCCCGACGCCGTTTCTCGTCGTCGCCACCCAGAACCCCATCGAGATGGAAGGCACCTTCGAGTTGCCGAAAGCCCAGCGCGACCGGTTCCAGTTCAAACTCACCGTGGACATCCCGGACCGCGAGGAGGAACGAGCAATCTTAGACCGGTTCGACCGCGACCACGACCTTTCGCCCGACGACGTGGAACCGGTCGTCTCGGTCCGAGAACTGCAATCTGCCGCGGATACGGTTCGGGACGTTCACGTCGCCGAGTCGGTCCGCGAGTACGTCTTGGACGTGGTGGCCGCGACCCGAGAGAGTTCGCAGGTCGCCTACGGCGCGTCCCCACGGGCGACGCTGGCTTTCCTCCACGCGAGCAAGGCGCGGGCCGCCATCCACGGCCGCGACTACGTGATTCCCGACGACGTGAAGGCGCTGGCCGAACCCGTGCTGGTCCACCGCCTCGTCCTCGAAACCGACACCGAACTCGCGGACGTATCTCCGGCGGGCGTCGTCGGCGACGTGATGGACGACGTGGAACCGCCGGGCGGCGAGGCGGCGGTCGAACTCGCGGACCGGGCCAGTACCGACGCCACGGACTGA
- a CDS encoding DUF4350 domain-containing protein encodes MNPSDLDWSDLDWPRVVLAALVVAVVAAGATAATTSDAPLGAYNYGWDGASALRTQAEAGGTDPQVARNAEAYRAADPAETVAVVLSPDESYRPTEVAPVVEFVARGGTLVVAADSGPHADDLLAAVGADARIDGAPVRDDRYNYRTPSLPVATNASDRRLARGVSSLALNYGTVVEPNGATVLVNTSEYAYLDRNRNETLDPSETPERRPVATVERVGEGRVVVVSDPSVFVNAMMDRSDNRAFARNLLGTADRVLLDYSHSAGVPPLVAATLALRGSPLAQIGLGALALALVGVWSRPELLTRVSTRLRRPAAADRGESASETAPSATTSLALSTEEVVAAVRRRQPDWSDDRIRRVARRIDRIEGGRSGRKAGTSEREGGETEREAREK; translated from the coding sequence GTGAACCCCTCGGACCTCGACTGGTCGGACCTCGACTGGCCGCGGGTCGTCCTCGCGGCCCTCGTCGTCGCAGTCGTCGCCGCGGGCGCGACTGCGGCCACCACCTCGGACGCTCCGCTCGGCGCGTACAACTACGGGTGGGACGGCGCGTCGGCGCTCCGAACTCAGGCCGAAGCGGGCGGGACCGACCCGCAAGTGGCCCGGAACGCGGAGGCGTACCGCGCCGCGGACCCGGCCGAAACCGTGGCCGTCGTTCTCTCGCCCGACGAGTCGTACCGACCGACCGAAGTCGCGCCCGTCGTCGAGTTCGTCGCTCGCGGCGGCACCCTCGTCGTCGCGGCCGACTCCGGCCCTCACGCCGACGACTTGCTGGCGGCCGTGGGCGCTGACGCCCGCATCGACGGCGCGCCGGTCCGGGACGACCGGTACAACTACCGGACGCCCTCGCTTCCGGTGGCGACCAACGCCTCCGACCGCCGACTCGCCCGCGGCGTCTCGTCGCTCGCGCTGAACTACGGGACCGTCGTGGAACCGAACGGCGCGACGGTGCTGGTCAACACCTCCGAGTACGCCTACCTCGACCGCAACCGCAACGAGACCTTAGACCCCTCCGAGACGCCCGAGCGCCGCCCGGTGGCGACGGTCGAACGCGTCGGAGAGGGCCGGGTAGTGGTCGTGAGCGACCCGAGCGTCTTCGTCAACGCGATGATGGACCGGTCGGACAACCGCGCGTTCGCCCGGAACCTCCTCGGGACCGCCGACCGCGTTCTTCTGGACTACTCTCACTCGGCCGGGGTGCCGCCGCTGGTCGCGGCGACCCTCGCTTTGCGCGGGTCGCCACTCGCCCAAATCGGTCTCGGCGCGCTCGCGCTTGCTCTCGTCGGCGTCTGGTCGCGGCCGGAACTCCTGACGCGAGTCTCGACGCGCCTGCGCCGACCCGCCGCGGCGGACCGCGGCGAGTCGGCGTCCGAAACCGCGCCATCCGCGACCACCTCGCTCGCGCTCTCGACCGAGGAAGTCGTCGCGGCCGTCCGACGCCGACAGCCCGACTGGAGTGACGACCGAATTCGCAGAGTCGCCCGGCGAATCGACCGAATCGAGGGCGGTCGGTCCGGGCGAAAAGCGGGCACATCCGAGCGAGAGGGTGGCGAAACCGAGCGAGAGGCGCGCGAGAAATAA
- the thiC gene encoding phosphomethylpyrimidine synthase ThiC has product MTQLQRAREGTVTDAMERVAEREQVDPDFVRQQVADGQAVIPANVEHDRLDPMVIGREFATKVNANIGNSDEAGGVEAELEKLHAAVHYGADTVMDLSTGGELDRVRETNVEHSPVPVGTVPVYEAVKRAESVEDITTDLLLEVIEKQAAQGVDYMTVHAGVLAEHLPLTDGRKTGIVSRGGSILAQWMEENGTQNPLYAAFEAICEIFAEYDVTFSLGDGLRPGCLADAGDDAQFAELETLGELTRTAWDHGVQVMVEGPGHVPMDQISGQVERQQEVCDGAPFYVLGPLVTDVAPGYDHITSAIGATEAARAGAAMLCYVTPKEHLGLPDAEDVREGLAAYRIAAHAADVADGREGARDWDDALSEARYDFDWERQFELALDPERARSYHDQTLPGDNYKEARFCSMCGVEFCSMRIDRDARDADGEMTELETGTSAADESAAEVNRPPVGTHETDGDPSLADVDLGREYPSADD; this is encoded by the coding sequence GTGACGCAGTTACAGCGCGCCCGAGAGGGTACGGTGACAGACGCGATGGAACGGGTCGCCGAACGCGAGCAGGTAGACCCCGATTTCGTCCGCCAGCAGGTCGCAGACGGGCAGGCCGTGATTCCCGCGAACGTCGAACACGACCGACTCGACCCGATGGTCATCGGCCGGGAGTTCGCCACGAAGGTCAACGCCAACATCGGCAACAGCGACGAGGCAGGCGGCGTCGAAGCGGAGTTAGAGAAGTTGCACGCCGCGGTTCACTACGGCGCAGACACCGTGATGGACCTCAGCACCGGCGGGGAGTTGGACCGGGTTCGAGAGACCAACGTCGAACACTCGCCGGTTCCCGTCGGCACGGTGCCCGTCTACGAGGCGGTCAAGCGCGCCGAGAGCGTCGAGGACATCACCACCGACCTCCTGTTGGAGGTCATCGAGAAGCAGGCCGCCCAAGGCGTCGATTACATGACCGTCCACGCCGGGGTCCTCGCCGAACACCTGCCGCTGACCGACGGCCGAAAGACCGGCATCGTCTCGCGCGGCGGGTCGATTCTGGCCCAGTGGATGGAAGAGAACGGCACGCAAAACCCGCTGTACGCCGCGTTCGAGGCCATCTGCGAGATATTCGCGGAGTACGACGTGACCTTCAGCCTCGGCGACGGTCTCCGGCCGGGGTGTCTCGCCGACGCGGGCGACGACGCCCAGTTCGCCGAACTGGAGACGCTCGGCGAGTTGACCCGGACCGCGTGGGACCACGGCGTACAAGTCATGGTCGAGGGACCGGGCCACGTCCCGATGGACCAGATTTCGGGGCAGGTCGAACGCCAGCAGGAGGTCTGCGACGGCGCGCCGTTCTACGTCCTCGGTCCCCTCGTGACCGACGTAGCGCCGGGCTACGACCACATCACCAGCGCCATCGGCGCGACGGAGGCGGCCCGCGCGGGCGCGGCGATGCTCTGCTACGTCACGCCCAAAGAACACCTCGGCCTGCCCGACGCCGAGGACGTGCGCGAGGGACTCGCCGCCTACCGCATCGCGGCCCACGCCGCCGACGTAGCCGACGGCCGGGAGGGTGCCCGCGACTGGGACGACGCCCTCTCGGAGGCCCGCTACGACTTCGACTGGGAGCGCCAGTTCGAACTCGCGTTGGACCCCGAGCGCGCCCGGTCGTACCACGACCAGACGCTCCCCGGCGACAACTACAAGGAAGCGCGCTTTTGCTCGATGTGCGGCGTCGAGTTCTGCTCGATGCGCATCGACCGAGACGCCCGAGACGCCGACGGCGAGATGACCGAACTCGAAACGGGGACCTCCGCGGCGGACGAGTCCGCCGCGGAGGTCAACCGCCCGCCGGTCGGAACCCACGAGACGGACGGCGACCCGTCGCTCGCGGACGTGGACCTCGGCCGCGAGTACCCCTCGGCGGACGACTAG
- a CDS encoding winged helix-turn-helix transcriptional regulator has protein sequence MSDCLDDDAPPSAKLVVKVLEYSDDPLTQQQIATRTRLSPRTVRSSIKRLKDRGVLEERVYIPDARKQLYVLTDSIEECLQAGDRTAESAEAV, from the coding sequence ATGTCTGACTGCCTCGACGACGACGCCCCGCCGAGTGCGAAACTGGTCGTAAAAGTACTCGAATACAGCGACGACCCGCTGACTCAACAGCAGATTGCCACCCGAACGCGACTCTCTCCGCGGACGGTCCGGAGTTCCATCAAGCGCCTCAAAGACCGCGGGGTACTCGAAGAACGCGTCTACATCCCCGACGCGCGCAAGCAACTGTACGTTCTCACCGACTCCATCGAGGAGTGTCTACAGGCGGGCGACCGGACGGCCGAGAGCGCCGAAGCGGTCTAA
- a CDS encoding creatininase family protein: MYLADQTWPELGDYVAEESLAVVPLGSTEQHGPHLPLSTDHRIAEGLAREAADRTGYLCTPTVNVGVSVHHKQFHGTMWTDAPEFRDYVESFSRNLAYHGIDRIVFVNAHGGNQTHLREVGRRLREDRVAYAVEWMWDESIPDLVDDLFETNGPHGGPKETAMMMHLDPENVRTDRLEDARDGGLVDWANSDDASVHGARNFYDAIDNTDNGVLGDQTDATPEKGARLFDAASEQLARLLEWLDDRRFEDLMAKPHVDPQPGSRR, translated from the coding sequence ATGTACCTCGCCGACCAGACGTGGCCGGAACTGGGCGACTACGTGGCCGAAGAGTCGCTTGCAGTCGTCCCCCTCGGTTCGACCGAACAGCACGGTCCTCACCTCCCGCTCTCGACCGACCACCGAATCGCGGAGGGTCTCGCCCGCGAAGCGGCCGACCGGACGGGCTACCTCTGCACGCCGACCGTCAACGTCGGCGTGAGCGTCCACCACAAGCAGTTCCACGGCACGATGTGGACCGACGCGCCCGAGTTCCGCGACTACGTGGAGAGTTTCTCCCGGAACCTCGCGTACCACGGCATCGACCGCATCGTCTTCGTCAACGCCCACGGGGGCAACCAGACCCACCTCCGGGAGGTCGGCCGCCGCCTCCGCGAGGACCGGGTGGCCTACGCCGTCGAGTGGATGTGGGACGAGTCCATCCCGGACCTCGTGGACGACCTCTTCGAGACCAACGGACCCCACGGAGGACCCAAAGAGACCGCGATGATGATGCACTTGGACCCCGAGAACGTCCGGACCGACAGACTGGAAGACGCCCGCGACGGCGGTCTGGTGGACTGGGCCAACAGCGACGACGCCTCCGTCCACGGCGCGCGAAACTTCTACGACGCCATCGACAACACCGACAACGGCGTGTTGGGCGACCAGACCGACGCCACGCCCGAGAAGGGCGCGAGACTCTTCGACGCCGCCAGCGAGCAGTTGGCCCGCCTGCTGGAGTGGCTGGACGACCGGCGCTTCGAGGACCTGATGGCGAAACCGCACGTGGACCCGCAACCGGGGAGTCGGCGGTAG
- a CDS encoding SDR family NAD(P)-dependent oxidoreductase has protein sequence MATLNPDFADSTVIVTGASAGIGRAVALAFGDAGATVVNADVREDPKAAGESTPTHEKIRAAGGRAEYVETDVADPDRIRAVIEAARDWGGVDVMVNNAGVYTKRRFREVTPEEFEEVHAVNARGTFFGTQIAANDMIDRGDPGVVVNTASDTQGRAAWDHSHYAATKGAIRMITRSAALELATEDVRVNAVAPGPVATEIREGWSEEAEEMGPDGETPDLPLRAADPEELAGTYLFLASDDASYVTGETVWVDGGGHVC, from the coding sequence ATGGCAACGCTGAATCCCGACTTCGCCGACTCGACGGTAATCGTCACGGGCGCGAGCGCGGGCATCGGACGCGCCGTCGCACTCGCGTTCGGGGACGCGGGCGCGACGGTGGTAAACGCCGACGTTCGTGAGGACCCGAAGGCCGCGGGCGAATCGACGCCGACTCACGAGAAGATACGCGCGGCGGGCGGCCGGGCCGAGTACGTCGAAACCGACGTGGCCGACCCCGACCGGATTCGGGCCGTAATCGAGGCGGCCCGCGACTGGGGAGGCGTGGACGTGATGGTGAACAACGCGGGCGTCTACACCAAACGGCGGTTCCGCGAGGTGACGCCCGAGGAGTTCGAGGAGGTCCACGCCGTGAACGCCCGCGGGACCTTCTTCGGCACGCAAATCGCCGCCAACGACATGATAGACCGGGGCGACCCCGGCGTCGTGGTCAACACCGCCTCGGACACGCAGGGCCGGGCGGCGTGGGACCACTCCCACTACGCCGCGACGAAGGGCGCGATTCGGATGATAACCCGGAGCGCGGCTCTCGAACTCGCCACCGAGGACGTGCGGGTCAACGCCGTCGCGCCCGGACCGGTCGCCACCGAAATCCGCGAAGGCTGGTCGGAGGAAGCCGAGGAGATGGGACCCGACGGCGAGACGCCGGACCTTCCCCTGCGGGCCGCCGACCCCGAGGAACTGGCCGGGACCTACCTCTTTCTGGCGAGCGACGACGCCTCGTACGTCACCGGCGAGACGGTGTGGGTGGACGGCGGCGGCCACGTCTGCTGA